One window from the genome of Mesotoga infera encodes:
- a CDS encoding carbohydrate kinase family protein: MVFDAAVIGAVGIDTNVYLSGNEVDFSVETSFGENLDCIGQAGGYSSQSLRRLGHKVCFIGFVGKDYYGEHIREVLFDQGIDTSLLGIDPLGTKRSVNLMYRDGGRKNFYDGKGSMILEVDTEAVVSYLSGTKLAHINIVNWTRDLLRPLKKAGLTLSIDIQDVIDPDDSYREDYVREADVLFFSSTNFSDPSFLIKKYLGIRSDRIVICGLGSKGCVVGNEKGIEHFDPIELAEPVVDTNGAGDSLAAGFLSSYFLEGYSMKEAVLRGQIAARYCCTKKGVSSELITKDHLDLLFEEKSKASEQST, from the coding sequence ATGGTTTTCGATGCTGCAGTAATCGGAGCCGTTGGAATCGACACAAACGTCTATCTATCCGGAAACGAGGTTGATTTCTCGGTAGAAACGAGTTTCGGGGAGAATCTAGACTGTATTGGGCAAGCCGGAGGATATTCATCACAAAGTCTCAGAAGACTCGGCCACAAAGTCTGTTTCATAGGTTTTGTGGGGAAAGACTATTATGGAGAACACATCCGGGAGGTCCTCTTCGATCAGGGTATCGATACCTCTCTGTTGGGAATCGATCCGCTGGGAACAAAGAGAAGCGTAAATCTTATGTACAGGGACGGGGGACGAAAGAATTTCTATGACGGAAAGGGATCTATGATCCTTGAAGTCGACACAGAAGCCGTTGTATCCTATCTCTCTGGAACAAAGCTGGCTCACATCAACATCGTCAACTGGACCAGAGATCTCCTTAGGCCTCTAAAGAAGGCCGGGCTCACTCTGTCGATAGATATTCAAGACGTCATCGATCCAGACGATTCCTACAGAGAAGATTACGTTAGAGAGGCCGATGTACTGTTTTTTTCTTCAACAAACTTTAGCGACCCCTCCTTCCTAATCAAAAAATACCTCGGGATTCGAAGCGATAGAATCGTGATCTGTGGATTGGGAAGTAAAGGCTGTGTGGTGGGTAATGAGAAAGGAATCGAACATTTCGATCCTATTGAACTGGCCGAGCCAGTCGTTGACACAAATGGCGCAGGCGACAGTCTCGCAGCAGGGTTCCTGTCCAGTTATTTTCTCGAAGGGTATTCTATGAAAGAAGCTGTTTTAAGAGGTCAGATAGCGGCCCGGTATTGTTGCACAAAGAAAGGGGTATCTTCGGAACTGATAACAAAGGATCATCTTGATCTGCTTTTCGAAGAAAAAAGCAAAGCTTCGGAGCAATCGACGTGA
- a CDS encoding pyruvate ferredoxin oxidoreductase, producing the protein MEKFDIYITGVGGQGIGLLSEALLRAVDHSGQRAIGADTHGLAQRGGMVSSHLRIGSGVNSVLIMKHTADMVIALERHEALRGMVNYLKEKGTLVYYDTVWQPLDVRLRKAREIKNEDIERESGKRDVRVIRELEEDLKDARMQNVVLMGRIACDGLIPGVSVDHYERSLSDLMDGDLLTKNLKLFRRLSGRA; encoded by the coding sequence ATGGAGAAATTTGACATTTACATCACTGGAGTTGGTGGTCAGGGAATAGGATTGCTTAGCGAGGCATTGCTTAGAGCAGTTGATCACTCCGGACAAAGAGCTATAGGTGCCGATACCCATGGATTGGCACAGAGAGGTGGAATGGTTTCCTCTCACCTCAGAATCGGGAGTGGCGTTAACTCCGTTCTGATCATGAAGCATACTGCCGACATGGTAATAGCCCTTGAACGTCATGAGGCTCTTCGGGGTATGGTGAATTACTTGAAAGAAAAAGGAACTCTTGTATACTATGACACCGTCTGGCAGCCATTGGATGTGAGACTGAGAAAAGCTAGGGAGATCAAGAACGAGGATATCGAAAGAGAATCCGGCAAGAGAGACGTAAGGGTGATTCGGGAACTTGAAGAGGATTTGAAGGATGCTCGAATGCAAAATGTGGTGTTAATGGGAAGAATAGCCTGCGATGGTCTTATTCCCGGAGTTTCCGTTGATCACTACGAACGTTCTCTCTCGGACCTTATGGATGGAGATCTTCTGACGAAGAACCTTAAGCTTTTCAGAAGACTTTCTGGACGAGCGTAA